A genomic region of Solanum dulcamara chromosome 2, daSolDulc1.2, whole genome shotgun sequence contains the following coding sequences:
- the LOC129872643 gene encoding MADS-box transcription factor PHERES 2-like, with amino-acid sequence MPRNKVNFTLIEDESKRKVSYQKRQKGLFKKCEELKTLCDVEVAVVVYGPYRNEPYIFPNNDAARTTFIKFKELPTLEKSKNMVTIEEFTEQRIDKLEEQLQKIRKENRVKKMTNKMYEVLSGKNISVDMHPYDQNDLSRVIKKNLKEVCELMRKNVDVEGSTSNSSQPIVESMVTGRTNSGGPRDPSPLLFAQMFPPVGPILLSPMPQQMAIRENPGMAPLTPSTIVDSPMPSPMMAPPMYSPMFPPTTQQMEPSIDIPPIGVATSMSNPIEDIPSIDESTSMNNNPNKSDALSPNPTLPGLHYLGY; translated from the coding sequence ATGCCAAGAAACAAAGTTAACTTCACTTTGATTGAAGATGAGAGTAAAAGAAAAGTCTCATACCAGAAAAGACAAAAAGGTCTCTTCAAAAAGTGTGAAGAGCTCAAAACACTTTGTGATGTTGAAGTGGCTGTTGTTGTCTATGGTCCCTATAGAAATGAACCATACATATTTCCAAATAATGACGCTGCACGCACCACTTTTATAAAGTTTAAGGAGTTGCCGACGTTGGAGAAATCCAAAAATATGGTGACAATAGAAGAGTTCACCGAGCAAAGGATCGATAAGTTGGAGGAACAActacaaaaaataagaaaggaaaatagagTCAAGAAAATGACAAATAAGATGTATGAGGTGCTAAGTGGAAAAAACATTTCTGTTGACATGCACCCTTACGATCAGAATGACCTGAGTCGCGTGATCAAGAAAAACCTCAAAGAGGTTTGTGAATTAATGAGGAAAAATGTTGATGTAGAGGGTTCTACATCGAATTCCTCTCAACCCATTGTTGAATCAATGGTAACTGGTAGGACCAACTCTGGAGGGCCTAGGGATCCTTCTCCTCTATTATTTGCACAAATGTTTCCTCCAGTGGGTCCAATATTATTATCTCCAATGCCTCAACAAATGGCTATTAGAGAAAATCCTGGAATGGCCCCTCTAACGCCGTCAACAATAGTGGATTCTCCGATGCCTTCACCAATGATGGCTCCTCCAATGTATTCTCCAATGTTTCCTCCAACGACACAACAAATGGAACCTTCAATAGATATTCCTCCAATTGGTGTAGCAACATCAATGAGTAACCCTATAGAGGATATCCCTTCAATTGATGAATCAACGTCAATGAATAACAATCCGAATAAATCCGATGCCTTATCACCTAATCCTACATTACCTGGGTTACATTATTTGGGTTACTGA